A stretch of Electrophorus electricus isolate fEleEle1 chromosome 3, fEleEle1.pri, whole genome shotgun sequence DNA encodes these proteins:
- the pfas gene encoding phosphoribosylformylglycinamidine synthase, with product MPVLRFYRREESAEGRVLRRVKLLYPQVTISTELCYNVDVNDTNSVREEQKDILRWLFSPPQSKGLSDEPTLRPSAPGESLAEIGPRLNFSTAWSTNTVSICQSAGLGMVSRVELSRRHLIKNGPEKDTEMEKLIGLLYDSMTECVYPQPIASFSVDVRLQDVFEVDILGEGRAALERANNELGLAFDSWDLDYYTAMFQRVKRNPTSVECFDLAQSNSEHSRHWFFRGRMLIDGQEQDDTLFSLIMGTQQHSNQNNVIKFCDNSSGIKGMELECIFPTDPAHASCYETRRTTRHVIFTAETHNFPTGVAPFSGATTGTGGRIRDVQSAGQGGHVIAGTAGYCFGNLHIPGFPLAWEEPGWEYPLSFALPLQVAIEASDGASDYGNKFGEPVLAGFARSFGMRLANGERREWIKPIMFSGGIGSIEDKHVKKEGVEPGMEVVKIGGPAYRIGVGGGAASSVQVQGDNSSERDLGAVQRGDPEMEQKMNRALRACLERAAGNPICSIHDQGAGGNGNVLKELSEPAGAVIFASKFKRGDPTLSILEVWGAEYQESNALLLRPSDRSFLERVCQREKCPVEFVGKITGDGKIVLVDDLSNQVASGRCPVDLELEWVLGKMPQKVFVLDRETPSLLSLSLPPGLCVLAALERVLRLPSVASKRYLTNKVDRSVTGLVAQQQCVGPLHTPLADVAVVALSPFSLQGSATAIGEQPIKGLVSPAAGARMAVGEALTNLVFAQVTALKDVKCSGNWMWAAKLPGEGLCLWEACEAMCKVMGQLGVAVDGGKDSLSMAARVGGETVKAPGSLVISVYAVCPDITATVTPDLDDPNGKGVLLYVPVIAGKHRLGGSALAQCYGQLGDRSPDLEHPDLLSACFNATQTLIQDRLLSAGHDVSDGGLISCLLEMAFAGNRGLEVDLPFAGTGVMEALFSEELGLVVEVCESDVGSVCQRYVQAGLLCHTIGTTQGFGPDATVRVSLCGQEVLNERLPTLRAIWESTSFQLERLQANPCCVQQEEEGLATRTQPFLRLTFDPAQAPIVKELGAGKPRVAVVREEGSNGDREMAAPLFVAGFEVWDVTMQDLCSGSMTLDPFRAVVFVGGFSYADVLGSAKGWAAVVTFNLRARKEFERFRHRDDTLSLGVCNGCQLMALLGWVGGTSDGGSDVTLAQNKSGRFESRFVSVAILPSPAVMLDGMEGSALGVWVAHGEGLLQFRSPAAQNVLLSASLAPLRYVDDSGTPTETYPMNPNGSALGIAGICSPNGRHLAMMPHPERAVLGWQWAWAPGPLRASLEPSPWLRMFQNAAAWCQSQ from the exons ATGCCTGTTTTGCGGTTCTACAGAAGGGAGGAGTCTGCAGAGGGGCGTGTTTTGCGCAGGGTCAAACTGCTGTATCCACAGGTCACCATATCGACCGAGCTCTGCTACAATGTTGACGTTAATG atactAACTCTGTGCGTGAAGAGCAGAAGGATATCTTGCGCTGGTTGTTCAGTCCTCCTCAGTCCAAAGGTCTTTCGGATGAGCCCACACTCCGACCTTCCGCCCCAGGAGAGAGCCTAGCAGAGATCGGCCCTAG GCTGAACTTCTCCACTGCCTGGTCCACAAACACAGTGTCCATCTGCCAGAGTGCTGGCCTGGGTATGGTGAGCAGGGTGGAGCTTTCCCGTAGACACCTCATCAAG AATGGACCGGAGAAggacacagagatggagaagcTGATTGGGCTACTGTATGACAGCATGACGGAGTGTGTCTACCCTCAGCCCATTGCGTCTTTCTCTGTGGACGTACGGCTACAGGATGTGTTCGAGGTTGACATTCTGGGCGAAGGTCGCGCTGCTCTGGAGAGAGCAAACAACGAGCTTG gTCTGGCATTTGACTCCTGGGACCTGGACTACTACACAGCAATGTTCCAGAGGGTGAAGAGAAATCCCACTAGTGTAGAATGCTTTGATCTGGCACAGTCCAACAG TGAGCACAGTCGCCATTGGTTCTTTCGTGGACGGATGTTGATTGATGGGCAGGAGCAGGATGACACTCTGTTCAGCCTCATCATGGGCACCCAGCAGCACAGCAACCAGAACAACGTCATCAAGTTCTGTGATAACAGCAG tggcaTTAAAGGCATGGAACTGGAGTGTATATTCCCAACTGACCCTGCGCATGCTAGCTGCTATGAGACCAGACGCACCACCAGACATGTCATCTTCACTGCAGAGACCCACAACTTCCCCACAG GGGTCGCGCCATTCAGCGGAGCCACCACAGGTACCGGTGGCCGAATCCGAGACGTGCAGAGTGCTGGCCAGGGAGGTCATGTGATCGCAGGGACTGCTGGCTACTGCTTTGGAAACCTCCACATCCCAG GTTTTCCCCTCGCGTGGGAGGAGCCTGGTTGGGAGTACCCCCTGAGTTTTGCCCTTCCCCTGCAGGTGGCTATAGAAGCCAGTGACGGGGCCTCGGACTATGGCAACAAGTTTGGAGAGCCCGTGCTGGCAG GCTTTGCCAGATCGTTTGGAATGCGACTGGCCAACGGGGAACGTCGGGAGTGGATCAAACCAATCATGTTCAGTGGTGGGATTGGCTCCATTGAGGATAAACATGTGAAGAAAGAGGGGGTGGAGCCAG GCATGGAGGTGGTAAAAATAGGCGGACCTGCTTACAGGATTGGTGTAGGTGGAGGGGCGGCGTCCTCGGTGCAG gtGCAGGGTGATAACTCCAGTGAACGTGATCTGGGCGCGGTGCAGAGGGGAGATCCTGAGATGGAACAAAAGATGAATCGGGCTCTCCGGGCATGCCTGGAGAGAGCCGCAGGGAATCCCATCTGCAGCATACACGATCAGGGCGCGGGAGGCAACG GAAACGTCCTGAAGGAGTTGAGTGAGCCTGCTGGAGCAGTCATCTTCGCCAGCAAGTTTAAA AGAGGCGACCCCACACTGAGTATtctggaggtgtggggggcGGAGTATCAGGAGAGTAATGCTCTGTTGCTCCGCCCATCTGACCGAAGTTTCCTGGAAAGGGTGTGTCAGAGGGAGAAGTGCCCTGTTGAGTTTGTGGGTAAAATCACTGGTGATGGCAAG ATTGTTCTTGTGGACGATCTGTCTAACCAAGTGGCCAGTGGGCGGTGCCCTGTGGATCTGGAGTTGGAATGGGTGTTGGGGAAGATGCCTCAGAAg GTGTTTGTACTTGATCGTGAGACCccttctctgctgtctctctcgctcccacCAGGCCTGTGTGTTCTAGCTGCTCTAGAGAGAGTGCTCAGACTGCCTTCAGTGGCCAGCAAACGTTATCTCACTAACAAG GTGGATCGTTCTGTGACTGGATTGGTtgcacagcagcagtgtgtggggCCCCTCCACACCCCATTGGCTGATGTGGCTGTGGTTGCCCTATCACCATTCAGTCTCCAGGGTTCTGCCACAGCAATTGGAGAGCAGCCAATCAAAGGCCTGGTTTCCCCAGCAGCAGGGGCACGAATGGCTGTGGGGGAAGCCCTCACTAATCTGGTGTTTGCTCAAGTCACTGCTTTAAAG gatgtgaagtgcagtggTAACTGGATGTGGGCAGCAAAACTGCCAGGTgaaggtctgtgtctgtgggaggCGTGTGAGGCCATGTGCAAGGTCATGGGTCAGCTGGGCGTGGCCGTAGATGGTGGAAAAGATTCCCTTAGCATGGCTGCTCGTGTCGGTGGAGAAACTGTCAAAGCACcag GCTCTTTGGTGATCTCCGTGTATGCTGTGTGTCCTGACATCACTGCTACTGTCACCCCAGATCTGGATGACCCAAATGGCAAAG GTGTGCTGCTCTATGTCCCTGTGATTGCGGGTAAACACAGGCTGGGTGGCTCTGCCCTGGCTCAGTGTTATGGACAGCTGGGTGACCGCAGTCCAGATTTGGAGCATCCTGACctgctctctgcctgttttAATGCCACCCAGACGCTCATCCAGG ACCGTCTGCTGAGTGCAGGACATGATGTCAGTGACGGAGGGCTTATTTCCTGTCTGTTAGAGATGGCCTTTGCAGGGAACCGTGGTCTAGAAGTGGACTTGCCCTTTGCAGGGACTGGAG TGATGGAGGCTCTGTTCTCGGAGGAGCTCGGcctggtggtggaggtgtgcgAGAGTGACGTGGGGAGCGTGTGCCAGCGTTACGTGCAGGCCGGCCTCCTCTGCCACACAATCGGCACTACGCAAGGTTTTGGACCTGATGCCACG GTCAGGGTGAGTCTGTGTGGTCAGGAAGTGCTGAATGAGCGCCTACCCACTCTGAGGGCAATATGGGAAAGCACGAGCTTCCAGCTGGAGCGTCTGCAGGCCAATCCATGCTGTGtgcagcaggaagaggaggggctGGCCACTCGCACCCAGCCATTCCTCaggctgacctttgaccctgctCAGGCACCCATAGTCAAAGAGCTTG GGGCAGGGAAGCCGCGGGTGGCAGTGGTCCGAGAGGAAGGCAGCAACGGCGATCGGGAGATGGCTGCGCCCCTCTTTGTGGCTGGATTTGAG GTGTGGGATGTCACAATGCAGGATCTGTGCTCTGGCTCTATGACCCTTGACCCATTTCGAGCTGTTGTCTTTGTAGGTGGCTTCAGTTATGCAGATGTGCTAGGTTCAGCTAAAG GCTGGGCTGCCGTTGTGACCTTTAACCTTCGGGCCCGCAAGGAGTTTGAGCGTTTCCGGCATCGCGATGACACTTTGAGTCTGGGGGTGTGTAATGGCTGCCAGCTCATGGCTCTCCTCGGCTGGGTCGGGGGGACGAGCGACGGAG GCTCCGATGTGACCCTGGCCCAGAATAAGTCTGGGCGGTTCGAGTCGCGGTTCGTGAGCGTGGCTATTCTGCCGTCTCCCGCCGTCATGCTGGACGGGATGGAGGGATCTGCTCTGGGTGTTTGGGTCGCCCATGGAGAAG GTCTGCTGCAGTTCCGCTCCCCCGCAGCCCAGAACGTTCTGCTCAGCGCCTCTCTGGCGCCTCTGCGTTATGTCGACGACTCGGGAACCCCCACCGAGACTTACCCCATGAACCCCAACGGGTCCGCCCTGGGCATCGCAGGCATCTGCTCACCCAACGGGCGTCACCTGGCCATGATGCCCCACCCAGAGCGTGCCGTGCTGGGCTGGCAGTGGGCCTGGGCCCCCGGGCCCCTCAGGGCCTCTCTGGAACCTTCTCCTTGGCTTCGCATGTTCCAGAATGCTGCTGCCTGGTGTCAGAGCcaatga
- the si:dkey-183n20.15 gene encoding LOW QUALITY PROTEIN: RING-HC_RNF170 domain-containing protein (The sequence of the model RefSeq protein was modified relative to this genomic sequence to represent the inferred CDS: inserted 1 base in 1 codon) — MVYSDAVRQHLSLPQDRLXMNMHTCHNSYNRSSLRVTEHCSHDKPQGQQDLSHLCASVGNSDVHCPVCLHSSIFPVQTNCGHLFCAPCLISYWKHSSWLDAISCPLCRQKVNVMHHLFHESTSDRAQGEVLIHIRDYNKRYSGTPRTVSDYLCDALLLLLIFIRAVGNIGGLVWLFLLRVALCGFGAAASLVSPLGAVPGPFSGTLGLLDDLLVVCLLLISIINIQQMAPERTARTHGILTNTL, encoded by the exons ATGGTGTACAGTGATGCAGTCAGACAGCATTTGTCTCTGCCTCAAGACAGAC gcatgaacatgcacaccTGTCACAACTCGTACAACAG GTCTTCTTTGCGGGTCACAGAGCACTGTAGTCATGACAAGCCACAAGGCCAGCAG GACCTCTCTCATTTATGTGCATCTGTAGGTAACAGTGATGTCCACTGTCCTGTATGTTTACATTCATCCATCTTTCCTGTACAGACCAACTGTGGGCATCTGTTCTGTG ctcctTGTCTTATATCCTACTGGAAGCACAGCTCCTGGCTAGATGCCATCAGCTGTCCTTTGTGCAGACAAAAG GTGAATGTAATGCACCATCTGTTTCATGAAAGCACGTCGGACAGGGCACAGGGAGAGGTGCTGATTCACATTAGAGATTATAACAAACGCTATTCTGGGACACCACGAACG gtGAGCGATTACCTGTGCGACGCCCTTCTCCTTCTGCTAATCTTTATCCGGGCTGTGGGGAATATAGGTGGCTTAGTGTGGCTCTTCTTGCTAAGGGTGGCTCTGTGTGGCTTTGGCGCTGCCGCATCCCTGGTGTCCCCACTGGGGGCCGTGCCTGGGCCCTTCAGCGGGACGCTGGGGCTCCTTGACGACCTGCTGGTGGTCTGCTTACTTCTCATCTCCATCATTAACATCCAGCAGATGGCGCCAGAGAGGACCGCTAGAACACACGGAATTCTGACCAACACTTTATGA
- the hook1 gene encoding protein Hook homolog 1, with protein MPDCDGKEMDLNKTILCESLIIWLQTFHTTAPCKSVEDLTKGASMAQALHQIDPSWFSESWLTRIKEDVGDNVRLKMNNLKKILQMIVDYYNEVLNQQISGFPLPDLVRVAEHADPVELGRLLQLILGCAVKCDRKQEYIQIIMTLEESVQHVVMTAIQELMSKESMAHFGSEPLGDVEQQLKKALEDLAELVAEKEELTQRCQELDLQVTVLQEERNSLLAENDLLTDRANQLDSFGDPNTPSGKKHSQLQMQLEQLQEENFRLEAAKDDYRIHCEELEKQLVELQHRNDELTSLTEESRALRDELDILRSCSDRVVKLEASVETYRKKLEDLSDLRRQVRDLEEKNMTYMHNTVSLEEELRKANAARAQLETYKRQVQELHRKLSEETRRADNLAFEMKKFQEKHEALLKEKERIIIERDSLRETNEELRCTQAQQDQLFQAGMYKTGSPSHDNLAAEMLPIEFREKFIRLQHENKMLRVQQEDSENERMADLQEQLEQSRRERSQLHTDNRLNRERISELQQQVEDLQKALQTQGAKPEDSHLKRKLDAHMVQLNEAQDEIMKKKELLEDLQPDNTQTSLKLEELMAALKKKDDDMRAMEERYKLYLEKARNVIRALDPKLNPASAEIQSLKNQLSEKEKKIVTLERECEQAKLREYEEKLIVTAWYNKSLNFQKLAIESRLTGRSNSLVPPGQSFLAQQRQVTNARRTLSISVPATSSK; from the exons ATGCCCGACTGTGACGGGAAAGAAATGGATTTGAACAAAACGATTCTATGTGAGAGCCTGATAATTTGG CTGCAGACCTTTCACACTACAGCACCATGTAAATCAGTGGAAGACCTGACCAAAGGTGCATCTATGGCACAAGCTCTGCACCAGAT AGATCCATCATGGTTTAGTGAGAGCTGGCTCACGCGCATTAAAGAAGATGTTGGAGACAATGTAAGACTGAAG ATGAACAACCTTAAGAAAATCCTACAGATGATTGTTGATTACTACAATGAG GTTCTGAATCAGCAGATCTCTGGCTTCCCCTTGCCTGACCTGGTGCGGGTAGCTGAGCACGCAGACCCTGTGGAACTAGGGCGCCTACTGCAGCTCATCCTGGGCTGTGCGGTCAAATGTGACAGGAAGCAAG AGTACATCCAGATCATAATGACTCTGGAAGAGTCTGTGCAGCATGTAGTGATGACGGCTATTCAGGAG CTAATGAGCAAAGAGTCCATGGCCCATTTTGGAAGTGAACCACTGGGGGATGTAGAGCAACAG CTGAAGAAAGCTCTGGAGGACTTGGCCGAGCtggtggcagagaaagaggagctgACCCAGCGCTGCCAGGAACTGGACCTCCAG GTGACGGTGCTGCAGGAAGAGCGGAACAGCCTGCTAGCAGAGAACGATCTCCTGACCGATCGGGCTAATCAGCTGGATTCGTTTGGTGATCCAAACACCCCATCAGGGAAGAAGCACAGCCAGCTGCAGATGCAGCTTGAGCAGCTCCAAGAGGAGAACTTCAG actggAAGCAGCTAAAGATGACTACCGTATCCACTGTGAGGAGTTGGAGAAGCAGCTAGTGGAGCTTCAGCATCGCAACGATGAGCTCACCAGCTTGACCGAGGAGTCCCGTGCACTCAGAGATGAGCTGGACATTCTGAG GAGCTGCTCCGACCGGGTGGTGAAGCTGGAGGCCTCCGTGGAAACGTACCGGAAGAAGCTGGAGGATCTGAGCGACCTGAGGCGGCAGGTGCGGGACCTGGAGGAAAAGAACATGACCTACATGCACAACACCGTCAgtctggaggaggagcttcGTAAGGCCAACGCTGCACGTGCTCAGCTGGAGACCTACAAGAGACAG GTTCAGGAACTTCACAGGAAGTTGTCAGAGGAGACACGGAGGGCCGATAATCTGGCCTTTGAGATGAAGAAGTTTCAGGAGAAGCATGAGGCTCTACTAAAGGAGAAAGAG AGAATTATAATTGAGCGAGACTCTCTGAGAGAGACTAATGAGGAGCTCCGATGTACACAAGCCCAGCAGGATCAACTTTTCCAAGCAG GAATGTATAAGACTGGGAGCCCAAGCCATGACAACTTGGCAGCTGAAATGTTGCCCATTgagttcag GGAGAAGTTCATCCGTCTGCAGCATGAGAATAAGATGCTGCGGGTGCAGCAGGAGGACTCTGAGAATGAGCGCATGGCAGATCTGCAGGAGCAGCTGGAGCAGTCGCGCCGGGAACGCAGCCAGCTGCACACCGACAACAG GCTGAACAGGGAGAGGATCAGTGAACTGCAGCAGCAGGTGGAAGACCTGCAGAAAGCCCTCCAGACCCAGGGAGCCAAACCTGAGGAT TCTCACCTGAAGAGGAAGCTGGATGCTCATAT GGTACAACTGAATGAAGCACAAGACGAGATCATGAAGAAGAAGGAGCTTCTCGAGGACCTTCAGCCAGATAACACTCAAACAT cattgaagcTGGAGGAGCTGATGGCTGCTCTGAAGAAGAAGGATGACGATATGAGAGCAATGGAGGAGAGATACAAGCTGTACCTGGAGAAAGCACGCAAT gtgaTCCGAGCATTGGACCCAAAACTGAACCCAGCCTCGGCTGAGATCCAGTCCCTGAAGAACCAGCTCTctgagaaggagaagaaaattGTTACTTTGGAG agagagtgtgagcagGCTAAACTGAGGGAGTATGAGGAGAAGCTCATCGTCACTGCTTGGTACAATAAG aGCCTGAATTTTCAGAAGCTGGCCATTGAGTCACGGCTGACTGGGCGTTCCAACTCCCTGGTGCCTCCTGGGCAGTCCTTCCTGGCCCAGCAGCGGCAGGTGACCAATGCCCGGCGCACCCTGTCCATCAGCGTGCCCGCCACCTCCTCTAAGTGA